The following coding sequences are from one Salvia hispanica cultivar TCC Black 2014 chromosome 3, UniMelb_Shisp_WGS_1.0, whole genome shotgun sequence window:
- the LOC125209736 gene encoding NAC domain-containing protein 90-like, with protein sequence MGDEEVLVGFRFSPTEEELLSYYLPKKLNGPTPTIDRVIPLLPIYDYSPWELPQLAGELCGGGDREEWFFFTAMQEREARGGRPNRLTEAGYWKATGSPCDIFTSQNLLIGRRRTMVFYVGRAPHGLKTSWKMNEYKVYDQSPNPQLKEELSLCRIYTGSYCPRAYGRRPAATSHTTDEAAVITTDNNQHNSAMENDLNFDMETEFEPLDDSEIRMLLDLFDI encoded by the exons ATGGGTGATGAAGAAGTGCTAGTAGGCTTTAGGTTTTCACCTACTGAGGAAGAATTACTATCTTATTATCTTCCTAAGAAGCTGAATGGGCCCACACCCACCATTGATAGGGTTATACCACTTCTCCCCATCTATGACTATAGTCCTTGGGAGCTACCAC AATTGGCCGGAGAATTGTGTGGTGGTGGAGATAGAGAGGAATGGTTCTTCTTCACCGCGATGCAAGAAAGGGAAGCCCGCGGAGGAAGGCCTAATCGCCTTACTGAGGCCGGATACTGGAAAGCGACCGGCTCTCCTTGTGACATTTTCACCTCACAAAATCTTCTAATTGGAAGGAGAAGGACCATGGTTTTCTACGTTGGCCGGGCTCCCCATGGTTTGAAAACTAGCTGGAAAATGAATGAGTATAAAGTCTATGATCAGTCTCCTAATCCTCAG CTGAAGGAAGAACTCAGCTTGTGCCGAATTTACACCGGATCCTATTGCCCGAGGGCGTATGGTAGGCGGCCAGCAGCGACGAGTCACACAACTGATGAGGCTGCAGTGATAACAACTGATAACAATCAGCATAATTCAGCAATGGAAAATGATCTCAATTTTGATATGGAAACCGAATTTGAACCGTTAGATGATTCGGAAATACGCATGTTGCTTGACTTGTTTGACATATGA
- the LOC125210746 gene encoding NAC domain-containing protein 90-like, protein MGDEMLVGFRFSPTEEELLSYFLQMKLNGGPTPSIDRVIPLLPIYHFSPWELPQLAGELCGGGDREEWFFFTAMQEREARGGRPNRLTNTGYWKSTGSPCDIFSSQNLRIGRRRTLVFYTGRSPHGTKTSWKMNEYKVYDQSNSDASNPQLKEELSLCRIYTGSYFPRAYGRRPAAAHHHQHITDNEAVITTDNNQPISAMENGLDFDMETEFEPLDHSEIHMLLDLFDI, encoded by the exons ATGGGTGATGAAATGCTAGTAGGCTTTAGGTTTTCCCCAACTGAGGAAGAACTGCTgtcttattttcttcaaatgaAGTTGAATGGTGGGCCCACACCCTCCATTGATAGGGTTATACCTCTCCTCCCCATCTACCACTTCAGTCCTTGGGAGCTTCCAC AATTGGCCGGAGAATTGTGTGGTGGTGGAGATAGAGAGGAATGGTTCTTCTTCACCGCAATGCAAGAAAGGGAAGCCCGCGGAGGAAGGCCTAATCGCCTCACAAACACTGGCTACTGGAAATCTACTGGCTCTCCTTGCGATATTTTTAGCTCTCAAAATCTTCGAATCGGAAGGAGAAGGACCTTGGTTTTCTACACTGGCCGATCTCCCCACGGTACTAAAACTAGCTGGAAAATGAATGAGTATAAAGTCTATGATCAATCTAATTCTGATGCTTCCAATCCTCAG CTGAAGGAAGAACTCAGCCTATGCCGAATTTACACGGGATCCTATTTCCCGAGGGCGTATGGTAGGCGGCCAGCAGCCGCGCACCACCATCAACACATAACTGATAATGAGGCTGTCATAACAACTGATAACAATCAGCCTATTTCAGCAATGGAAAATGGTCTTGATTTCGATATGGAAACCGAATTTGAACCTTTAGATCATTCCGAAATACACATGTTGCTTGACTTGTTTGACATATAA